Proteins encoded in a region of the Anoxybacillus amylolyticus genome:
- the rpoC gene encoding DNA-directed RNA polymerase subunit beta': protein MLDVNNFEYMKIGLASPEKIRSWSYGEVKKPETINYRTLKPEKDGLFCERIFGPTKDWECHCGKYKRVRYKGVVCDRCGVEVTRAKVRRERMGHIELAAPVSHIWYFKGIPSRMGLVLDMSPRALEEVIYFASYVVTDPGDTPLEKKQLLSEKEYRAYREKYGNSFQASMGAEAIKKLLQDIDLEKEVESLKEELKTAQGQRRARAIKRLEVLEAFRNSGNDPAWMVLDVLPVIPPELRPMVQLDGGRFATSDLNDLYRRVINRNNRLKRLLDLGAPNIIVQNEKRMLQEAVDALIDNGRRGRPVTGPGNRPLKSLSHMLKGKQGRFRQNLLGKRVDYSGRSVIVVGPNLKMYQCGLPKEMALELFKPFVMKELVERGLAHNIKSVKRKIERVHPEVWDVLESVIKEHPVLLNRAPTLHRLGIQAFEPTLVEGRAIRLHPLVCTAYNADFDGDQMAVHVPLSAEAQAEARLLMLAAQNILNPKDGKPVVTPSQDMVLGNYYLTMEREGAIGEGMIFKDTDEALLAYHSGYVHLHTRIAIHAGSLKNETFTEEQNSKLLITTVGKLIFNEILPKSFPYINEPTQENIEERTPDKYFLDKGVNVKEEIGKRELVPPFKKKILGNIIAEVFKRFKITETSKMLDRMKDLGFKYSTKAGITIGVADIVVLPEKQEILQEAQTKVDTVLKQFRRGLITDEERYERVISIWSAAKDKIQSKLMESLDKRNPIFMMSDSGARGNASNFTQLAGMRGLMANPAGRIIELPIKSSFREGLTVLEYFISTHGARKGLADTALKTADSGYLTRRLVDVAQDVIVREDDCGTDRGMLVRALTDGTEVIVKLEERLVGRYARKTIKHPETNEIIIRENEMITEDIANAIIKAGIDKVWIRSAFTCNTRHGVCKKCYGRNLATGSEVEVGEAVGIIAAQSIGEPGTQLTMRTFHTGGVAGDDITQGLPRVQELFEARNPKGQAVISEIDGVVVSITETRDHQQEIVVKGDVETRTYTAPYNARLKVQEGQHVERGQELTEGSIDPKELLKVKDITAVQEYLLREVQKVYRMQGVEISDKHIEVMVRQMLRKVRVIDAGDTDVLPGTLLDVHQFTDANAKVLLEGKRPATARPVLLGITKASLETDSFLSAASFQETTRVLTDAAIKGKRDELLGLKENVIIGKLVPAGTGMARYRKIKPVVKKQEQVPTS from the coding sequence TTGCTAGATGTAAATAATTTCGAGTATATGAAAATTGGTCTTGCTTCGCCGGAGAAAATTCGTTCGTGGTCGTATGGCGAAGTGAAAAAACCAGAAACGATCAACTATCGGACGTTAAAACCGGAAAAAGATGGATTGTTCTGCGAGCGCATTTTTGGTCCAACAAAAGACTGGGAGTGCCATTGCGGAAAATATAAGCGCGTACGTTATAAAGGTGTTGTTTGCGATCGCTGTGGCGTGGAAGTAACCCGCGCCAAAGTGCGTCGCGAACGAATGGGGCATATTGAACTAGCTGCTCCTGTTTCGCATATCTGGTACTTCAAAGGAATTCCAAGTCGCATGGGGCTTGTTTTAGACATGTCCCCACGCGCTTTAGAAGAAGTGATCTATTTTGCGTCGTACGTTGTCACTGACCCGGGTGATACGCCGCTAGAGAAAAAACAGCTTCTTTCTGAAAAAGAATACCGAGCTTATCGTGAAAAATACGGAAACTCGTTCCAAGCTTCGATGGGAGCAGAAGCAATTAAAAAGCTTCTACAAGATATCGATTTGGAAAAAGAAGTCGAGTCTTTAAAAGAAGAGTTAAAAACAGCGCAAGGACAACGGCGTGCGCGGGCGATTAAACGGCTAGAAGTATTAGAGGCATTCCGCAATTCTGGGAACGACCCTGCTTGGATGGTGCTGGATGTTCTCCCGGTTATTCCACCGGAATTGCGCCCAATGGTTCAGCTCGACGGCGGTCGCTTTGCAACATCAGACTTAAATGATTTATATCGTCGGGTTATCAACCGTAACAACCGCTTAAAGCGGTTGTTAGATCTCGGCGCACCGAACATTATCGTGCAAAACGAAAAGCGGATGCTTCAAGAAGCGGTTGACGCCCTTATTGATAACGGTCGACGCGGACGTCCAGTCACAGGACCGGGCAACCGTCCGTTAAAATCGTTGTCGCATATGCTAAAAGGAAAGCAAGGCCGTTTTCGACAAAACTTGCTTGGAAAACGTGTCGATTACTCTGGTCGTTCGGTAATCGTTGTCGGCCCGAACTTGAAAATGTACCAATGCGGGTTACCGAAAGAAATGGCGCTTGAATTGTTTAAGCCATTCGTCATGAAAGAGCTAGTTGAGCGCGGATTAGCGCACAATATTAAAAGCGTAAAACGGAAAATTGAGCGTGTGCATCCGGAAGTATGGGACGTACTAGAATCGGTCATTAAAGAACATCCAGTACTTCTCAACCGTGCCCCAACGTTGCACCGTCTTGGAATTCAAGCGTTTGAGCCAACGCTTGTCGAAGGTCGTGCGATTCGTCTACATCCACTGGTATGTACGGCGTACAACGCAGACTTTGACGGCGACCAAATGGCGGTACACGTGCCATTATCGGCGGAAGCGCAAGCAGAAGCTCGTCTATTGATGTTGGCAGCGCAAAACATTTTGAACCCGAAAGATGGAAAACCAGTCGTTACTCCTTCACAAGACATGGTATTAGGAAACTACTACTTGACGATGGAGCGCGAAGGTGCGATCGGTGAAGGTATGATTTTCAAAGATACGGATGAAGCGTTGCTTGCTTACCATAGCGGATATGTCCATCTTCATACACGGATTGCTATTCATGCTGGCTCATTGAAAAACGAAACGTTTACAGAAGAGCAAAACAGTAAGCTGCTCATCACTACTGTCGGGAAATTGATTTTCAACGAAATTTTACCGAAATCATTCCCGTATATTAACGAGCCGACGCAAGAAAATATTGAAGAAAGAACACCGGATAAATATTTCCTTGACAAAGGCGTGAATGTCAAAGAAGAAATTGGCAAACGCGAACTTGTTCCGCCGTTCAAAAAGAAAATACTCGGAAATATTATTGCGGAAGTATTTAAACGTTTCAAAATTACGGAAACATCGAAAATGCTTGACCGTATGAAAGACTTGGGCTTTAAATATTCGACGAAAGCCGGAATTACAATCGGTGTAGCCGATATCGTCGTCTTGCCGGAAAAACAAGAAATTTTACAAGAAGCGCAAACGAAAGTCGATACGGTCTTAAAGCAATTTAGACGCGGGTTAATTACCGACGAAGAACGTTATGAACGCGTCATTTCCATTTGGAGTGCAGCGAAAGATAAAATTCAAAGCAAGTTGATGGAATCGCTCGATAAACGCAATCCAATTTTTATGATGAGTGACTCCGGTGCCCGCGGTAACGCTTCGAACTTTACGCAGCTAGCCGGTATGCGCGGGTTGATGGCGAACCCGGCTGGACGCATTATTGAGTTGCCAATTAAATCATCGTTCCGTGAAGGACTCACCGTATTGGAATACTTTATCTCCACACACGGTGCGCGTAAAGGATTGGCTGATACTGCATTGAAAACAGCCGACTCTGGATATTTAACACGTCGCCTTGTTGACGTTGCACAAGATGTCATTGTTCGAGAAGACGATTGCGGAACAGACCGTGGCATGCTTGTAAGAGCGTTGACGGACGGAACAGAAGTCATCGTCAAACTGGAAGAACGGTTAGTTGGACGCTATGCAAGAAAGACGATCAAACATCCAGAAACAAACGAAATTATCATTCGCGAAAACGAAATGATTACCGAAGATATCGCCAATGCGATTATTAAAGCGGGTATTGACAAAGTATGGATTCGTTCAGCATTTACATGTAACACGCGCCACGGCGTATGTAAAAAATGTTACGGACGCAACCTTGCAACCGGATCGGAAGTAGAAGTGGGTGAAGCAGTGGGTATTATCGCTGCGCAATCAATCGGTGAACCTGGTACGCAGTTGACGATGCGTACATTCCATACCGGTGGGGTCGCAGGCGACGACATTACTCAAGGTTTACCTCGTGTTCAAGAGCTGTTTGAAGCGCGCAATCCGAAAGGGCAAGCCGTCATTTCTGAAATTGACGGAGTCGTCGTTTCAATTACCGAAACTCGTGATCATCAACAAGAAATCGTCGTAAAAGGCGATGTGGAAACACGTACGTATACTGCACCGTATAATGCAAGACTAAAGGTTCAAGAAGGGCAACATGTCGAACGCGGTCAAGAACTAACGGAAGGCTCGATTGACCCGAAAGAACTGCTCAAAGTAAAAGACATTACAGCCGTACAAGAGTACTTGCTTCGTGAAGTACAAAAAGTATACCGTATGCAAGGGGTAGAAATTAGCGACAAGCATATTGAAGTTATGGTTCGCCAAATGCTTCGGAAAGTGCGCGTAATCGATGCAGGAGATACGGATGTACTTCCAGGCACGTTGCTCGATGTTCATCAGTTTACGGACGCAAACGCCAAAGTGTTGCTAGAAGGTAAACGCCCAGCAACTGCTCGCCCAGTATTACTGGGAATTACAAAGGCATCGCTTGAAACGGATTCGTTCTTATCAGCAGCGTCATTCCAAGAAACGACCCGCGTCCTAACCGATGCAGCAATTAAAGGAAAACGAGACGAATTGCTTGGGTTAAAAGAAAACGTCATTATTGGAAAACTCGTTCCTGCTGGAACAGGAATGGCGCGTTATCGCAAAATCAAACCAGTCGTGAAAAAACAAGAACAAGTACCAACATCATAA
- the rpoB gene encoding DNA-directed RNA polymerase subunit beta: MTGQLVQYGRHRQRRSYARISEVLELPNLIEIQTSSYQWFLDEGLREMFKEISPIEDFSGNLSLEFVDYSLGEPKYSVEESKERDVTYAAPLRVKVRLINKETGEVKEQDVFMGDFPLMTETGTFIINGAERVIASQLVRSPSVYYSGKVDKNGKRGFSATVIPNRGAWLEYETDAKDVVYVRIDRTRKLPVTVLLRALGFGSDQEIIDLIGENEYLRNTLEKDNTESTEKALLEIYERLRPGEPPTVENAKSLLISRFFDPKRYDLASVGRYKINKKLHIKNRLFNQRLAETLVNHETGEIIAEKGTVIDRRTLDRILPYLESGIGFRTYKQAGGVVDEEFTLQSIKIYAPNDPEGEQVIHVIGNGYIAEDVKHITPSDIIASISYFFNLLHGVGDTDDIDHLGNRRLRSVGELLQNQFRIGLSRMERVVRERMSIQDTNTITPQQLINIRPVIAAIKEFFGSSQLSQFMDQTNPLAELTHKRRLSALGPGGLTRERAGFEVRDVHYSHYGRMCPIETPEGPNIGLINSLSTYAKVNKFGFIETPYRRVDPETGKVTDRIDYLTADEEDNYVVAQANARLAEDGTFLDEDIVARFRGENIVVKRDRVDYMDVSPKQVVSAATACIPFLENDDSNRALMGANMQRQAVPLLQPEAPIVGTGMEYVSAKDSGAAVICKHRGIVERVEAKEIWVRRLIEVDGKEIKGDLDKYRLLKFVRSNQGTCYNQRPIVQKGDIVEKGEILADGPSMEKGELALGRNVLVAFMTWDGYNYEDAIIMSERLVKEDVYTSIHIEEYESESRDTKLGPEEITRDIPNVGEDALRNLDERGIVRIGAEVKDGDLLVGKVTPKGVTELTAEERLLHAIFGEKAREVRDTSLRVPHGGGGIVLDVKVFNREDGDELPPGVNQLVRVYIVQKRKISEGDKMAGRHGNKGVISRILPEEDMPFLPDGTPVDIMLNPLGVPSRMNIGQVLELHLGMAARKLGLHVASPVFDGAREEDVWAILEEAGMSRDAKTVLYDGRTGEPFDNRVSVGIMYMIKLAHMVDDKLHARSTGPYSLVTQQPLGGKAQFGGQRFGEMEVWALEAYGAAYTLQEILTVKSDDVVGRVKTYEAIVKGENVPEPGVPESFKVLIKELQSLGMDVTILSSDDKEISMENFDDDDDVQPADAMTVGIVPEKEEETVTKE; the protein is encoded by the coding sequence TTGACAGGTCAACTAGTTCAATATGGACGACACCGCCAACGAAGAAGTTACGCGCGTATCAGTGAAGTACTCGAGTTACCAAACCTTATCGAAATTCAGACCTCCTCTTATCAATGGTTCCTTGATGAAGGTCTGAGAGAAATGTTCAAAGAAATTTCTCCAATCGAAGACTTTTCCGGAAATCTTTCCCTTGAATTTGTTGATTATAGTCTAGGGGAACCGAAGTACTCGGTAGAAGAATCGAAAGAACGCGATGTGACATATGCAGCGCCGCTTCGCGTGAAAGTGCGCCTTATCAATAAAGAAACAGGCGAAGTGAAGGAACAAGATGTATTCATGGGGGATTTTCCTCTTATGACGGAAACGGGAACGTTCATTATTAATGGTGCTGAACGTGTCATCGCTTCGCAGCTTGTCCGCTCCCCAAGCGTATACTACAGCGGAAAAGTAGACAAAAACGGAAAACGAGGATTTTCTGCGACAGTCATTCCAAACCGTGGCGCATGGTTAGAGTATGAAACCGATGCGAAAGATGTCGTATACGTTCGCATTGATCGTACTCGTAAATTGCCTGTCACCGTTCTCTTACGTGCGCTTGGATTCGGCTCTGACCAAGAAATCATTGATTTAATTGGCGAGAACGAATATCTTCGCAACACGCTTGAAAAAGACAACACGGAAAGTACAGAAAAAGCGTTGCTGGAAATTTATGAGCGGTTGCGCCCAGGTGAACCGCCGACAGTAGAAAACGCGAAAAGTTTATTGATTTCCCGTTTCTTCGACCCGAAGCGCTACGATTTAGCAAGTGTTGGTCGCTATAAAATTAACAAAAAACTCCATATCAAAAATCGACTTTTCAATCAACGGCTCGCGGAGACGCTTGTCAACCATGAAACAGGTGAAATTATTGCTGAAAAAGGAACGGTCATTGACCGCCGGACGTTAGATCGCATTTTGCCTTACTTAGAAAGCGGAATCGGCTTCCGTACGTATAAACAAGCTGGTGGCGTAGTAGACGAAGAATTTACGCTACAATCGATTAAAATTTATGCACCGAACGATCCCGAAGGTGAGCAAGTCATTCATGTCATTGGCAACGGATACATTGCAGAAGACGTTAAACATATTACGCCAAGTGACATCATCGCATCCATTAGCTATTTCTTTAATCTCCTTCACGGAGTCGGTGATACAGACGATATTGACCATCTAGGCAACCGTCGTCTTCGTTCTGTCGGAGAGTTGTTGCAAAACCAATTCCGAATTGGGCTATCGCGCATGGAACGCGTTGTTCGTGAGCGCATGTCCATTCAAGATACGAATACGATTACGCCGCAGCAATTAATTAATATTCGACCAGTTATTGCGGCAATTAAAGAATTTTTCGGTAGCTCGCAGCTTTCGCAGTTTATGGATCAAACGAACCCGCTTGCGGAGTTAACGCATAAACGTCGCCTTTCCGCACTAGGACCTGGTGGTTTGACGCGTGAACGCGCTGGATTCGAAGTTCGCGACGTTCACTATTCTCACTACGGGCGCATGTGTCCAATCGAAACGCCGGAAGGTCCGAACATCGGGTTAATTAACTCGCTTTCGACATATGCAAAAGTCAATAAATTCGGTTTTATTGAAACACCGTATCGCCGTGTTGACCCAGAAACAGGAAAAGTAACGGATCGTATTGATTATTTAACAGCCGACGAAGAAGACAATTACGTCGTTGCTCAAGCAAACGCGCGACTTGCAGAAGACGGCACATTTTTAGACGAAGACATTGTGGCACGTTTCCGTGGTGAAAACATTGTTGTGAAGCGCGACCGTGTCGACTATATGGACGTATCACCAAAGCAAGTCGTCTCTGCAGCGACAGCGTGTATCCCGTTCTTAGAAAATGACGACTCAAACCGTGCATTGATGGGAGCAAACATGCAGCGTCAAGCAGTTCCGCTCTTGCAGCCGGAAGCGCCGATTGTCGGAACAGGAATGGAATATGTGTCGGCGAAAGATTCTGGGGCGGCTGTTATTTGTAAACATCGCGGCATTGTTGAGCGAGTGGAAGCGAAAGAAATTTGGGTACGTCGCCTCATTGAAGTGGACGGCAAAGAAATAAAAGGCGATTTAGATAAATATCGTCTGCTCAAGTTTGTTCGTTCGAACCAAGGTACATGCTACAACCAACGCCCAATCGTGCAAAAAGGGGATATCGTCGAAAAAGGAGAAATTCTTGCTGACGGTCCATCGATGGAAAAAGGGGAGTTGGCGCTTGGCCGCAACGTGCTTGTTGCCTTCATGACATGGGACGGATACAACTACGAAGACGCGATTATTATGAGCGAACGGCTTGTGAAAGAAGACGTATATACGTCTATCCATATTGAAGAATATGAATCAGAATCGCGCGACACGAAGCTTGGTCCTGAGGAAATTACACGTGATATTCCAAACGTCGGAGAAGATGCACTCCGCAATTTAGATGAACGTGGAATTGTGCGCATCGGAGCGGAAGTAAAAGACGGAGACTTGCTTGTCGGGAAAGTGACACCAAAAGGCGTCACCGAGTTAACGGCAGAAGAACGTCTATTGCATGCTATCTTTGGAGAAAAAGCTCGTGAAGTACGGGACACATCACTTCGTGTACCACATGGTGGCGGTGGAATCGTATTAGATGTCAAAGTATTTAACCGTGAAGACGGAGACGAACTTCCTCCTGGCGTGAATCAGCTTGTGCGCGTATACATTGTGCAAAAGCGGAAAATTTCCGAGGGCGATAAAATGGCTGGTCGCCACGGAAATAAAGGGGTTATCTCAAGAATCCTTCCGGAAGAAGACATGCCGTTCTTGCCAGATGGCACACCAGTCGATATCATGTTAAACCCATTAGGCGTTCCGTCGCGGATGAACATCGGGCAAGTGCTTGAGTTGCACCTTGGAATGGCAGCAAGGAAGCTTGGTCTTCATGTCGCTTCCCCGGTATTCGATGGTGCGCGTGAAGAAGATGTGTGGGCAATTTTAGAAGAAGCCGGAATGTCTCGCGATGCAAAAACGGTGTTATACGATGGGCGCACAGGGGAACCATTTGATAACCGTGTATCTGTTGGAATCATGTATATGATTAAACTAGCACACATGGTAGACGACAAGCTCCACGCTCGTTCGACTGGTCCGTACTCGCTCGTGACGCAACAGCCGCTTGGTGGGAAAGCACAATTCGGCGGTCAGCGCTTCGGAGAGATGGAGGTATGGGCACTTGAGGCATATGGTGCAGCATATACGTTACAAGAAATTTTAACCGTCAAATCGGATGACGTCGTCGGTCGGGTGAAAACATACGAAGCAATTGTCAAAGGTGAAAACGTTCCAGAACCAGGGGTTCCAGAATCGTTTAAAGTATTGATTAAAGAACTACAAAGTTTAGGAATGGATGTTACGATTCTTTCAAGCGACGATAAAGAAATTAGCATGGAAAACTTCGATGACGATGACGATGTGCAGCCAGCGGATGCGATGACAGTCGGCATCGTTCCAGAAAAGGAAGAAGAAACTGTCACCAAAGAATAA
- a CDS encoding class I SAM-dependent methyltransferase — protein MIKENKKKVMSLEHYYSKTPSSSHHIQTWNFTLRGNELTFTTDSGVFSKREVDFGSRLLIETFAEPAIDGSILDVGCGYGPIGLALAKSFPTRRVEMIDINERAIELANKNKQINHLHNAVVYQSDLFANVGEKTFASILTNPPIRAGKKIVHAIFEQSTKHLLPKGELWVVIQKKQGAPSALEKLQTLFRHVEVVTKKKGYYIIKAKKD, from the coding sequence ATGATAAAAGAAAATAAGAAAAAGGTGATGTCGTTGGAACATTATTATTCAAAAACCCCTTCTTCTTCACACCACATACAGACGTGGAATTTTACGTTGCGTGGGAATGAGTTGACATTTACAACAGATAGCGGTGTTTTTTCTAAGCGAGAAGTCGATTTTGGTTCGCGGTTACTAATTGAAACATTTGCAGAACCAGCAATCGATGGGTCTATTTTAGATGTTGGTTGTGGTTACGGACCGATCGGATTGGCTCTCGCAAAGTCGTTTCCAACCCGTCGGGTAGAAATGATTGATATTAACGAGCGGGCAATTGAACTGGCAAACAAAAATAAGCAAATCAATCACCTTCATAACGCAGTTGTTTATCAGAGTGATTTGTTTGCCAACGTTGGAGAGAAGACGTTTGCGTCAATTTTAACAAATCCGCCAATCCGCGCAGGAAAAAAGATTGTTCACGCCATTTTTGAACAAAGCACGAAGCACCTTCTTCCGAAAGGAGAACTGTGGGTTGTCATTCAGAAGAAGCAAGGTGCACCGTCTGCACTCGAGAAGCTACAAACATTATTTCGTCACGTAGAAGTGGTCACAAAGAAAAAAGGATATTATATCATAAAGGCAAAAAAAGATTGA
- the rplL gene encoding 50S ribosomal protein L7/L12: MTKEQIIEAVKNMTVLELNDLVKAIEEEFGVTAAAPVVVAGGAAAGEVAEEKTEFDVILKDGGAQKIKVIKVVRELTGLGLKEAKDLVDNTPKPVKEGISKEEAEEIKAKLEEAGAVVEVK, encoded by the coding sequence ATGACTAAAGAACAAATCATTGAAGCGGTTAAAAATATGACTGTTTTAGAACTAAACGACTTAGTAAAAGCAATTGAAGAAGAGTTCGGAGTAACTGCTGCTGCTCCTGTAGTAGTTGCTGGCGGTGCAGCTGCTGGTGAAGTTGCTGAAGAGAAAACAGAGTTCGACGTTATCCTTAAAGATGGCGGCGCACAAAAAATCAAAGTTATCAAAGTTGTGCGCGAACTTACGGGTCTTGGCTTAAAAGAAGCAAAAGACTTAGTAGACAACACTCCAAAGCCAGTTAAAGAAGGCATCTCTAAAGAAGAAGCAGAAGAAATCAAAGCGAAACTTGAAGAAGCTGGCGCTGTTGTAGAAGTGAAGTAA
- the rplJ gene encoding 50S ribosomal protein L10 translates to MSSAIELKKQVVAEIADKFRASKSTIIVDYRGLNVAEVTELRKQLREAGIEFKVYKNTLTRRALAEVGLEGLDEVLTGPNAIAFSNDDVVAPAKILNDFAKKHEALEIKAGVIEGNVATVEEVKALANLPSREGLLSMLLSVLQAPIRNFALVTKAVAEQKEGQGA, encoded by the coding sequence ATGAGCAGCGCAATCGAACTCAAAAAGCAAGTAGTAGCGGAAATCGCTGACAAATTCCGCGCGAGTAAATCAACGATTATCGTCGACTATCGCGGTCTAAACGTAGCGGAAGTAACGGAGCTTCGTAAGCAGCTTCGTGAAGCAGGCATCGAGTTCAAAGTGTACAAAAACACGCTAACTCGCCGTGCGCTTGCGGAAGTTGGATTAGAAGGATTAGATGAAGTGCTTACAGGTCCGAATGCGATCGCGTTCAGCAACGATGACGTTGTTGCCCCTGCGAAAATTCTAAATGACTTCGCGAAAAAGCACGAAGCATTAGAGATTAAAGCAGGTGTCATCGAAGGAAATGTTGCGACAGTAGAGGAAGTTAAAGCACTTGCAAACCTTCCTTCTCGCGAAGGATTGCTTTCTATGTTGCTTAGTGTTCTTCAAGCACCAATCCGCAACTTCGCGCTTGTTACAAAAGCAGTTGCTGAGCAGAAAGAAGGACAAGGTGCATAA
- the rplA gene encoding 50S ribosomal protein L1, translating to MAKRGKKYVEAAKLVDRFKAYSVTEAIELVKKTSIAKFDATVEVAFRLGVDPKKADQQIRGAVVLPHGTGKVQRVLVFAKGEKAKEAEAAGADYVGDTDYINKIQQGWFDFDVIVATPDMMGEVGKLGRILGPKGLMPNPKTGTVTFDVAKAVKEIKAGKVEYRVDKSGNIHVPIGKISFDSEKLVDNFTTIYETILKVKPAAAKGTYVKNVTVTSTMGPGIKVDPSTFAVAR from the coding sequence ATGGCTAAAAGAGGAAAAAAATATGTGGAAGCGGCGAAGCTAGTAGACCGCTTTAAAGCGTACTCTGTAACAGAAGCAATTGAACTTGTAAAAAAAACAAGCATTGCAAAGTTTGATGCAACGGTAGAAGTGGCATTCCGTCTAGGGGTTGATCCGAAGAAAGCAGACCAACAAATCCGCGGGGCGGTTGTATTGCCACATGGTACTGGTAAAGTGCAGCGTGTGCTTGTGTTTGCGAAAGGTGAAAAAGCGAAAGAAGCTGAAGCTGCAGGCGCTGATTACGTTGGCGATACAGATTATATCAACAAAATCCAACAAGGTTGGTTTGACTTTGACGTAATCGTTGCTACTCCAGACATGATGGGGGAAGTTGGTAAATTAGGACGTATTTTAGGACCTAAAGGATTAATGCCAAACCCAAAAACTGGTACAGTTACGTTTGATGTAGCAAAAGCAGTAAAAGAAATTAAAGCTGGTAAAGTAGAATATCGTGTAGATAAATCAGGTAACATTCACGTTCCGATCGGAAAAATTTCGTTTGACAGCGAAAAGCTTGTTGATAACTTTACAACTATTTACGAAACAATCTTAAAAGTAAAACCAGCTGCAGCGAAAGGTACGTATGTGAAAAACGTAACGGTTACTTCGACAATGGGACCTGGAATTAAAGTCGATCCTTCTACGTTTGCTGTAGCAAGATAA
- the rplK gene encoding 50S ribosomal protein L11 — translation MAKKVIKVVKLQIPAGKANPAPPVGPALGQAGVNIMGFCKEFNARTADQAGLIIPVEITVYEDRSFTFITKTPPAAVLLKKAAGIESGSGEPNRNKVATIKRDKVREIAETKMPDLNAASIEAAMRMVEGTARSMGIVIED, via the coding sequence GTGGCTAAAAAAGTAATCAAAGTCGTGAAGCTACAAATCCCTGCAGGTAAAGCGAACCCGGCACCACCAGTTGGTCCAGCGTTAGGTCAAGCTGGTGTTAACATCATGGGATTCTGTAAAGAATTCAATGCTCGTACAGCTGACCAAGCAGGTTTGATTATTCCTGTTGAAATTACGGTATACGAGGACCGTTCATTTACATTCATTACGAAAACTCCACCTGCTGCTGTATTACTTAAAAAAGCAGCTGGTATCGAGTCAGGTTCCGGCGAACCAAACCGTAATAAAGTAGCGACAATCAAGCGCGACAAAGTGCGTGAGATTGCTGAGACGAAAATGCCAGACTTAAATGCAGCGAGCATTGAAGCTGCAATGCGCATGGTTGAAGGTACAGCCCGCAGCATGGGCATTGTTATCGAAGACTAA
- the nusG gene encoding transcription termination/antitermination protein NusG translates to MEKNWYVIHTYSGYENKVKANLEKRVESMGMQDKIFRVVVPEEEETDMKNGKKKVMKRKVFPGYVLVEMIMTDDSWYVVRNTPGVTGFVGSSGAGSKPTPLLEEEVHTILKRMGMSLTEVDFDYELRETVRVKEGPFANFAGTIEEFDLDKRKVKVRVNMFGRETPVELDFSQIEKI, encoded by the coding sequence ATGGAGAAAAACTGGTATGTCATTCATACGTATTCAGGTTATGAAAATAAAGTAAAAGCCAATTTAGAAAAGCGCGTCGAATCGATGGGAATGCAAGATAAAATTTTTCGCGTTGTTGTTCCAGAAGAAGAAGAAACAGATATGAAAAACGGAAAGAAAAAAGTAATGAAGCGAAAAGTATTCCCTGGATATGTATTAGTGGAAATGATTATGACAGACGACTCTTGGTATGTCGTACGAAATACTCCAGGAGTTACAGGATTTGTCGGCTCCAGTGGGGCAGGCTCAAAACCGACACCGCTTCTTGAAGAAGAAGTACACACCATTTTGAAACGGATGGGGATGTCGCTTACCGAGGTAGACTTTGATTATGAGTTAAGAGAAACCGTTCGCGTAAAAGAAGGTCCGTTCGCAAACTTCGCTGGCACGATTGAAGAGTTTGATTTAGATAAACGAAAAGTAAAAGTTCGCGTCAATATGTTTGGGCGTGAAACGCCGGTAGAGTTAGATTTTTCTCAAATCGAAAAAATCTAA
- the secE gene encoding preprotein translocase subunit SecE: MQRVVKFFHEVAREMKRVSWPKRKELVNYTLTVLATVAFMTVFFAVVDLGISSLIRFVLE, encoded by the coding sequence ATGCAACGAGTCGTAAAATTTTTCCACGAAGTCGCGCGCGAAATGAAGCGGGTCAGTTGGCCGAAGCGAAAAGAACTAGTGAACTATACGCTCACTGTTTTGGCTACCGTCGCATTTATGACCGTCTTTTTCGCTGTTGTTGATTTAGGAATTTCATCTTTAATTCGTTTTGTGCTTGAATAA
- the rpmG gene encoding 50S ribosomal protein L33 encodes MRKKVILACSQCNSRNYSTMKNVMGMQERLEMKKFCKVCNTHTVHRETK; translated from the coding sequence ATGCGTAAAAAAGTCATCCTAGCTTGTAGTCAATGCAATAGCCGAAACTATTCGACAATGAAAAATGTGATGGGTATGCAAGAACGATTAGAGATGAAGAAGTTTTGCAAAGTATGTAATACCCATACAGTCCACCGTGAAACGAAATGA